From one Pseudomonas sp. B21-048 genomic stretch:
- a CDS encoding cupredoxin domain-containing protein, whose amino-acid sequence MKRLRIAWLILAGAVVPVTAFAQLPSFELSLRDGHFTPALLEVPAGQRFKIILKNVGQGPAEFESTPLRVEKVLSPGVTTFVVIHPLRPGHYPFFDEFNPQLPEGGILAK is encoded by the coding sequence ATGAAGCGCCTGCGCATTGCCTGGCTGATCCTCGCCGGAGCCGTTGTGCCGGTGACGGCTTTTGCCCAGTTACCCAGCTTTGAACTGAGCCTGCGCGATGGCCACTTCACGCCGGCCCTGCTGGAGGTGCCGGCCGGACAGCGCTTCAAGATCATTCTGAAGAACGTCGGCCAAGGTCCGGCCGAGTTCGAGAGCACGCCGTTGCGGGTTGAAAAAGTCCTGTCGCCGGGCGTGACGACCTTCGTGGTCATTCACCCCCTGAGGCCCGGTCACTACCCCTTTTTCGACGAGTTCAATCCGCAATTGCCCGAGGGCGGCATCCTCGCGAAATAA
- the narJ gene encoding nitrate reductase molybdenum cofactor assembly chaperone: MQILKVISLLLDYPTETLIGGRDELEQAIIQSREISPKQRGALFELLELICANDLMDGQEHYGALFGRGRSLSLLLFEHVHGESRDRGQAMVDMMAQYEAAGFAIGVKELPDYIPLYLEYLSTREDVEAREGLADVSHLLALLAARLEERESAYASCFRALLQIAGAEPHQAVADLRAQVAAEPRDDSLEALDKIWEEEAVDFLQAEQQDRCSGLPSAPGKAREESAVPLHWVDFQHEGLAAAPAKEVGNV; encoded by the coding sequence ATGCAAATTCTCAAAGTGATTTCGCTGCTGCTCGATTACCCGACCGAGACGCTGATTGGCGGTCGCGACGAACTGGAGCAGGCGATTATCCAGTCACGGGAAATCAGCCCCAAGCAACGCGGCGCATTGTTCGAGTTGCTGGAACTGATCTGCGCCAATGACCTGATGGACGGGCAAGAGCACTACGGTGCGCTGTTCGGCCGGGGGCGCTCGCTGTCGCTGCTGCTGTTCGAGCACGTGCACGGCGAATCCCGCGACCGCGGTCAGGCGATGGTCGACATGATGGCGCAATACGAAGCCGCTGGTTTTGCCATCGGCGTCAAGGAGCTGCCGGACTACATCCCGCTGTATCTGGAGTACCTGTCCACCCGTGAAGACGTCGAGGCCCGCGAGGGCCTGGCGGATGTTTCGCACTTGCTGGCGTTGCTCGCGGCCCGTCTGGAAGAACGCGAGAGCGCGTATGCCAGCTGCTTCCGGGCGCTGCTGCAAATTGCCGGGGCCGAGCCCCATCAAGCGGTGGCCGACCTGCGCGCGCAGGTGGCTGCCGAACCGCGCGACGACTCCCTCGAAGCCCTCGACAAGATCTGGGAAGAGGAGGCCGTGGACTTTCTCCAGGCCGAACAGCAGGACCGTTGCAGTGGACTGCCAAGCGCACCGGGCAAGGCCCGGGAAGAAAGCGCGGTGCCATTGCACTGGGTGGATTTTCAGCATGAAGGGCTGGCCGCCGCGCCAGCCAAGGAGGTGGGCAATGTCTAA
- a CDS encoding FTR1 family protein, producing the protein MNQSMFIVWRESVEALLVIGILQVWASQQGQHNRLVKFLWAGVVLGLMLSGLLAVLILFAGEAMSGSASEWFQAALALVASLLMVQMVGWMRRHGRSLNHDLRRHADSHLARQGGAGLLLLAMLAISREGSETVVFLYGAGARLRGPQLGLFAVGGVLGLVLSALTITLLHSSRRFISWQRFFAISEVILLMLGAALLVSGTERIGGQLLALDLPDVVYSLVGEALWDSSTLLSDSHGLGGFLAGFAGYRASPSGLTLLVWIGYWLAVGGWLRQRTAEKLPCPT; encoded by the coding sequence ATGAATCAATCAATGTTCATCGTCTGGCGCGAAAGCGTTGAGGCGTTGCTGGTGATCGGTATTCTCCAGGTTTGGGCCAGCCAGCAAGGCCAACATAATCGTTTGGTCAAATTTCTCTGGGCGGGTGTGGTGCTGGGGTTGATGCTCTCGGGCCTGCTGGCGGTGTTGATTCTGTTTGCCGGCGAGGCCATGAGCGGGTCGGCCAGTGAATGGTTCCAGGCCGCACTCGCGTTGGTTGCGAGCCTGTTGATGGTGCAGATGGTGGGCTGGATGCGCCGCCACGGCCGCAGCCTCAACCACGATTTGCGACGACATGCCGATAGCCACCTGGCTCGACAAGGTGGCGCAGGTTTATTACTGCTGGCCATGCTCGCGATCAGCCGTGAAGGCAGCGAAACGGTGGTATTTCTCTATGGCGCCGGTGCCCGGTTGCGAGGTCCGCAGCTCGGTTTGTTTGCCGTCGGCGGCGTGTTGGGGCTGGTGCTGTCGGCGCTGACCATTACGCTGCTGCACAGCAGTCGCCGATTCATTTCATGGCAACGATTTTTTGCCATCAGCGAAGTCATCTTGCTCATGCTCGGCGCGGCGTTGCTGGTCAGCGGCACCGAACGAATCGGCGGCCAACTGCTCGCCCTGGATTTGCCGGACGTGGTTTACAGCCTCGTTGGCGAAGCGCTTTGGGACAGCAGCACGTTGCTGAGCGACAGCCACGGATTGGGTGGCTTTCTTGCAGGTTTCGCCGGTTATCGGGCAAGCCCCAGTGGCCTGACCTTGTTGGTGTGGATCGGTTATTGGCTGGCCGTCGGCGGCTGGCTACGGCAACGGACTGCGGAAAAACTGCCATGCCCAACTTGA
- a CDS encoding iron transporter: MRTPFSLSLALLLLSPLVHAKEYPIGEPQSCPGLEVGAVYLQPIEMAPAGMMRATADSDVHLEADIRATADNRQGFQEGSFVPYLNVSFNLKKQGSDPEIKGDFHAMVANDGPHYGDNVKLLGPGKYQLTFTVLPPGGHGSLGRHTDKETGVAPWFERCELHYEFIYAGIGKKGGY, translated from the coding sequence ATGCGTACCCCTTTTTCGCTATCACTCGCCCTGCTCTTGCTATCGCCGCTGGTTCACGCCAAGGAATACCCGATCGGGGAACCACAGTCGTGTCCCGGGCTGGAAGTCGGGGCGGTGTATTTGCAGCCAATCGAAATGGCACCTGCGGGAATGATGCGCGCCACCGCGGATTCCGACGTCCATCTGGAAGCTGACATCCGGGCCACCGCGGACAATCGGCAGGGCTTTCAGGAAGGCAGTTTCGTGCCCTACCTGAACGTCTCTTTCAACCTGAAAAAACAAGGCAGCGACCCCGAGATCAAAGGCGATTTCCACGCCATGGTGGCCAATGACGGTCCGCACTATGGCGACAATGTGAAGCTGCTGGGTCCCGGTAAATATCAGCTGACCTTCACCGTCCTGCCGCCGGGCGGTCATGGCTCCCTCGGGCGCCACACTGATAAGGAAACCGGTGTCGCCCCCTGGTTCGAACGCTGCGAACTGCACTACGAATTCATCTACGCCGGCATCGGTAAAAAAGGCGGCTATTGA
- a CDS encoding anaerobic ribonucleoside-triphosphate reductase activating protein encodes MSRMLRVGGMVPLTTIDYPGQLACVLFCQGCAWRCRYCHNPQLIPPRGTDEVDWRRVLAFLQRRQDLLDAVVFSGGEPTLQDGLLGAMDEVRDMGFRIGLHSAGIKPAAFAKALTGADWVGFDVKALPEDCQAITRVEGSGTANWRSLEHLLASGVDYECRTTVHWHLFEPARLLMLAKRLNALGVKRFAVQLVRTERMFDPLLPSAPAQALLPELWEAMRELFPAFVLRG; translated from the coding sequence ATGAGTCGAATGCTTCGGGTCGGGGGCATGGTGCCCCTGACCACTATCGACTATCCGGGACAGCTCGCCTGCGTGCTGTTTTGCCAGGGGTGCGCCTGGCGTTGTCGTTATTGTCACAACCCGCAGCTGATTCCGCCTCGTGGCACAGACGAAGTGGATTGGCGGCGGGTGTTGGCGTTTCTGCAACGTCGTCAGGACCTGCTCGATGCCGTGGTGTTCAGCGGCGGTGAGCCCACCTTGCAGGACGGCTTGCTCGGGGCCATGGATGAAGTGCGGGACATGGGCTTTCGCATCGGCTTGCACAGCGCTGGCATCAAGCCTGCGGCGTTCGCCAAGGCATTGACCGGTGCTGATTGGGTCGGTTTCGATGTCAAGGCGTTACCCGAGGATTGCCAGGCCATCACCCGGGTCGAGGGCAGTGGAACCGCCAATTGGCGCAGCCTCGAACATCTGCTGGCCAGTGGTGTCGACTACGAATGTCGCACTACCGTGCATTGGCATCTGTTCGAGCCGGCGCGTCTTCTGATGCTGGCCAAACGCTTGAATGCGCTTGGCGTCAAACGCTTCGCTGTGCAACTGGTTCGCACCGAGCGGATGTTCGATCCACTGCTGCCGAGCGCTCCGGCTCAAGCATTGCTGCCAGAGTTGTGGGAGGCCATGCGCGAGTTGTTTCCAGCCTTTGTGTTGCGGGGGTAA
- a CDS encoding DUF3079 domain-containing protein, giving the protein MAKNFPVNPKHPERICWGCDRYCSAKSLACGNGSDRTMHPAELFGEDWNLSGDWGIEAPIISGKTTDKTADDSA; this is encoded by the coding sequence ATGGCCAAGAACTTCCCCGTCAACCCCAAGCACCCCGAGCGGATCTGTTGGGGCTGCGACCGGTATTGCTCGGCAAAATCCCTCGCATGCGGCAATGGTTCCGACCGGACAATGCATCCGGCGGAGCTGTTTGGAGAGGATTGGAACCTGTCTGGCGACTGGGGCATTGAGGCGCCCATCATCTCAGGCAAGACGACAGACAAGACGGCGGATGACAGCGCGTAG
- a CDS encoding 4Fe-4S binding protein, whose amino-acid sequence MPNLSRRNQWLQRLGDGMRRHAPVIRAMQWAVVVFYAVLLVTPALLPLPDSQARILDNLTLLAQFLFWGIWWPFVLLSMVFFGRLWCGVLCPEGSLSEWASHYGKGLGVPRWIRWGGWPTLAFCLTTLYGQLISVYDYAQAALLILGGSTVAAVIVGLLFARGKRVWCRYLCPVSGVFALLARLAPVHFQVDEQRWLENAAPRLPPPNCAPLLDIRRLQGASDCHACGRCSGQRGAVQLIARSSNQEILHATAQTLSPWDTRLLLFGVIGLAMGAFQWTVSPWFITLKQHLAEWLVEYNQLWALQDNAPWWLLTHYPQLNDSFSWLDGFSIVAYLSLSSIMLGTALMLLVRLTARLAQDRTLYQPLALTLTPLGGAGLFLGLSATTVKLLRYEGLLLEWVQPARASLLLAAMGWSLLLGWKRLSRENLSRVRRGSAIACLLLAEGMVGFGWWLQFWGWA is encoded by the coding sequence ATGCCCAACTTGAGCCGGCGCAATCAATGGCTCCAACGACTGGGTGACGGGATGCGTCGCCATGCGCCCGTCATCCGTGCGATGCAGTGGGCTGTTGTCGTGTTTTACGCGGTGCTGTTGGTGACCCCGGCGCTGTTGCCGCTGCCCGATAGCCAGGCGCGGATACTCGACAACCTGACCTTGCTCGCGCAGTTTCTATTCTGGGGAATCTGGTGGCCGTTCGTGTTGCTGTCGATGGTGTTCTTCGGCCGACTCTGGTGTGGCGTTCTGTGCCCGGAAGGTTCGCTCAGCGAATGGGCCAGCCATTACGGTAAAGGCCTGGGTGTGCCGCGCTGGATACGCTGGGGTGGCTGGCCCACATTGGCGTTCTGCCTGACGACCCTCTACGGCCAGTTGATCAGCGTCTATGACTACGCCCAGGCCGCGCTGTTGATTCTGGGCGGTTCGACCGTCGCAGCGGTCATCGTCGGGTTGTTGTTCGCCCGGGGCAAGCGGGTCTGGTGTCGTTACCTGTGCCCGGTCAGCGGCGTTTTCGCCCTGCTCGCAAGGCTCGCCCCCGTGCATTTTCAGGTCGATGAACAACGTTGGCTAGAAAACGCCGCACCGCGCCTGCCGCCGCCCAACTGCGCTCCCCTGCTCGATATCCGCCGCCTGCAAGGCGCCAGTGATTGCCACGCCTGCGGACGCTGCAGCGGACAACGCGGGGCCGTTCAACTGATCGCCCGCTCCAGCAATCAGGAGATTCTTCACGCGACGGCACAGACGCTGTCCCCCTGGGATACGCGCTTGCTGCTGTTCGGCGTGATCGGCTTGGCCATGGGCGCGTTTCAGTGGACGGTCAGCCCATGGTTTATCACCCTCAAACAACACCTGGCCGAGTGGCTGGTCGAATACAACCAACTCTGGGCCCTGCAGGACAACGCTCCCTGGTGGCTGCTCACCCATTACCCGCAGCTCAACGACAGCTTCAGCTGGCTCGACGGTTTCAGCATCGTCGCTTACTTGAGTTTGAGTTCGATCATGCTCGGCACGGCGTTGATGTTGCTTGTGCGTCTGACGGCCCGACTGGCGCAAGATCGCACTTTGTATCAGCCCTTGGCGCTGACACTCACGCCTCTGGGGGGTGCCGGACTGTTTCTCGGGCTGTCGGCCACCACCGTCAAATTACTGCGTTATGAAGGTCTGCTGCTAGAGTGGGTGCAACCCGCCAGGGCCAGTCTGTTACTGGCCGCAATGGGCTGGAGCCTGCTACTGGGCTGGAAACGGCTGAGTCGCGAAAATCTTTCCCGGGTGCGACGCGGGTCCGCCATCGCTTGCCTGCTCCTGGCCGAAGGCATGGTGGGATTTGGCTGGTGGTTGCAATTCTGGGGCTGGGCTTGA
- the moaA gene encoding GTP 3',8-cyclase MoaA — MNAVMQDGFGRQIDYLRMSVTDRCDFRCVYCMAKNMTFLPRQQVLTLEELQRLATLFVGLGVRKIRLTGGEPLIRPGIVELCRNIAALPGLRELVMTSNGSQLSRLARPLAEAGVKRMNISLDSLDGQKFRAITRIGDLDQVLNGIEAARDAGFERIKLNCVVMKGRNFEEVPALVQYAIDQRIDISFIEEMPLGDVGRSRGESFCSSDEVRALIASQHRLLDSTENSGGPARYVRLERHPETRIGFISPNSHNFCGSCNRVRMTVEGKLLLCLGQDDALDLRGLLRRYPLDDQPVINAVQKALRGKPLRHDFSPEGEVQIVRFMNMSGG; from the coding sequence ATGAACGCTGTAATGCAGGATGGCTTTGGACGGCAGATCGATTATCTGCGGATGTCGGTGACGGATCGGTGTGATTTTCGCTGCGTGTATTGCATGGCGAAGAACATGACGTTCCTGCCGCGTCAGCAGGTGCTCACGCTGGAAGAGTTGCAACGTCTGGCAACGCTGTTCGTCGGGTTGGGCGTACGCAAAATCCGCCTGACCGGCGGCGAGCCGCTGATTCGGCCGGGCATTGTCGAACTGTGCCGCAACATCGCCGCGCTGCCCGGTTTGCGCGAACTGGTGATGACCAGCAACGGCTCGCAACTGAGCCGTCTGGCCCGGCCATTGGCGGAGGCGGGGGTCAAGCGGATGAACATCAGCCTCGATAGCCTGGACGGGCAGAAATTTCGCGCAATCACCCGCATCGGCGATCTCGATCAGGTGCTCAATGGCATCGAAGCGGCGCGGGATGCGGGGTTCGAGCGGATCAAACTCAACTGCGTGGTCATGAAAGGGCGCAACTTCGAAGAAGTCCCGGCGTTGGTGCAATACGCCATCGATCAGCGCATCGATATCAGCTTCATCGAAGAAATGCCCTTGGGCGATGTCGGCCGTTCCCGGGGCGAATCGTTTTGTTCAAGCGACGAGGTACGGGCGTTGATCGCCAGCCAGCATCGGCTGCTCGATAGCACTGAGAACAGCGGCGGACCGGCGCGCTATGTGCGCCTGGAACGCCATCCAGAGACCCGGATCGGTTTCATTTCACCCAACAGTCACAACTTCTGTGGCAGCTGTAATCGGGTGCGGATGACTGTTGAAGGGAAGCTGCTGCTTTGTCTGGGGCAGGACGATGCCCTGGATTTAAGAGGATTGTTGCGGCGATATCCGCTGGATGACCAACCCGTGATCAATGCGGTGCAGAAGGCCTTGCGCGGCAAGCCGTTGCGCCACGATTTCAGCCCCGAAGGGGAGGTGCAGATTGTGCGCTTCATGAACATGAGTGGCGGTTGA
- a CDS encoding trans-aconitate 2-methyltransferase — MPVPESTLLQSWHHNAHSWIEAIRTGTIESRRKVTDQAILLAVLGRQPEHVLDLGCGEGWLLRALAERTITAVGVDGDATLVEAARAAGSSRVHLASYEELVEAKLDIGSNYDLICANFALLQQDIIPLLAAMNALLAPGGALVIQTLHPWAAAAGDYQDGWREETFAGFKGQWQPMPWYLRTLSSWLKALDMSGFRLAGLQEPQHPQSPMPQSLLLVAEPAKVLAAVGAD; from the coding sequence ATGCCCGTCCCCGAATCCACCCTTCTCCAGAGCTGGCACCACAACGCCCACTCCTGGATCGAGGCCATCCGCACCGGCACCATCGAAAGCCGCCGCAAGGTCACCGACCAGGCAATCCTGCTGGCGGTACTCGGCCGCCAACCCGAGCATGTGCTCGACCTGGGCTGCGGCGAGGGCTGGCTGTTGCGTGCGCTGGCTGAACGGACCATCACGGCGGTCGGTGTGGATGGCGATGCGACGCTGGTCGAGGCGGCGCGGGCGGCGGGCTCTTCGCGGGTGCATTTGGCGAGCTATGAAGAGTTGGTGGAGGCGAAGTTAGACATAGGCAGCAACTACGACCTGATCTGCGCCAACTTCGCCCTGTTGCAGCAGGACATCATCCCGCTGCTCGCCGCCATGAACGCCCTGCTCGCCCCCGGCGGCGCGCTGGTGATCCAGACTCTGCATCCGTGGGCCGCGGCGGCGGGCGACTATCAGGATGGTTGGCGGGAGGAGACCTTCGCAGGGTTCAAGGGGCAGTGGCAACCCATGCCGTGGTACTTGCGAACGTTGTCCAGTTGGCTCAAGGCTCTGGACATGTCCGGTTTTCGGCTGGCCGGCCTGCAGGAACCACAGCACCCGCAAAGTCCCATGCCGCAGTCGTTGCTGTTGGTGGCCGAGCCCGCGAAAGTACTCGCGGCAGTGGGTGCTGATTGA
- the nrdD gene encoding anaerobic ribonucleoside-triphosphate reductase, giving the protein MTASQTLPQAQRQRCEVWTRVMGYHRPVSAFNPGKQSEHRERAHFTESAALAGRQ; this is encoded by the coding sequence ATGACTGCATCGCAAACACTGCCCCAGGCTCAACGTCAACGCTGCGAAGTCTGGACCCGGGTGATGGGTTATCACCGTCCTGTGTCGGCGTTCAATCCGGGCAAACAGTCGGAGCACCGTGAGCGGGCGCACTTCACCGAAAGCGCGGCACTGGCCGGGCGCCAATGA
- the narI gene encoding respiratory nitrate reductase subunit gamma: MSKWNLLLFGVYPYMALMICLVGSWARFDLSQYTWKAGSSQMLNQRGMRVASNLFHIGVLFVLAGHFVGLLTPASIYHHVISTENKQLLAMVSGGFFGLLCLIGLLMLVKRRLTDPRVRATSNPSDILILLVLLAQLLLGLLTIAASTAHMDGSVMVMLANWAQNTVLLRPMDAAAAIAPVGLTYKLHVFLGLTLFVLFPFTRLVHIISAPVGYVGRRYQIVRQKV; encoded by the coding sequence ATGTCTAAATGGAACCTGTTGTTGTTCGGGGTCTATCCCTATATGGCCCTGATGATTTGCCTGGTTGGCAGTTGGGCACGTTTCGATCTGTCGCAGTACACCTGGAAGGCTGGCTCCAGTCAGATGCTCAACCAGCGCGGCATGCGCGTGGCGAGCAACTTGTTCCATATCGGTGTGCTGTTCGTGCTGGCCGGGCACTTCGTAGGCCTGCTGACGCCAGCGTCGATCTATCACCATGTGATCAGCACTGAGAACAAGCAGTTGCTGGCAATGGTCTCCGGCGGGTTCTTCGGCCTGTTGTGCCTGATTGGCTTGCTGATGCTGGTCAAACGGCGTCTGACCGATCCTCGGGTACGGGCCACCTCAAACCCTTCGGACATCCTGATTCTGCTGGTGCTGCTGGCGCAATTGCTGCTGGGTCTGCTGACGATTGCGGCGTCCACCGCGCATATGGACGGCTCGGTGATGGTGATGCTTGCCAACTGGGCGCAGAACACCGTGCTGTTGCGGCCGATGGACGCGGCGGCGGCCATCGCGCCGGTCGGGTTGACCTACAAGTTGCACGTGTTTCTCGGTTTGACCTTGTTCGTGCTGTTCCCCTTCACCCGTCTCGTACACATCATCAGTGCGCCGGTCGGGTACGTGGGGCGCCGTTATCAAATCGTTCGGCAGAAAGTCTGA
- a CDS encoding peptidylprolyl isomerase, which translates to MSGGCGCGGGNGGSGGCGSSKKAEPSVPDVVDIAPFEALPVEPVAADDAPAQLIASSEQEWPIISVNEVAITPEAMAQELQYHPAESREEAVYLAARALVIRELLQQRIAELGVSLEIGVGENEEEAATRLLLEREVQVPQCDEETSLRYYENNRGRFHSAPLLAVRHILLECAPDDVEARALARDQAEILLQRLADFPGSFAELAVKYSACPSKAQGGSLGQISKGQTVPELERQLFTLAPGLASKPLESRYGWHVVSVDQRIDGMPLPYEVVSTAIRTQLQQGVWQKALVQYLQTLIGAADIRGIHLQGADSPLVQ; encoded by the coding sequence ATGTCAGGTGGATGTGGATGTGGCGGCGGTAACGGCGGCAGCGGTGGCTGTGGTTCCTCAAAAAAAGCAGAGCCTTCGGTGCCAGACGTTGTCGATATCGCGCCGTTTGAAGCACTCCCGGTTGAGCCGGTGGCGGCTGATGACGCCCCGGCTCAGCTGATCGCCAGCAGCGAACAGGAGTGGCCGATCATCAGCGTCAACGAGGTGGCGATCACCCCGGAAGCGATGGCTCAGGAGCTGCAATATCACCCGGCCGAGAGCCGCGAGGAGGCGGTCTACCTGGCCGCCCGGGCGCTGGTGATCCGCGAGTTGTTGCAGCAGCGCATTGCCGAACTCGGCGTGTCGCTGGAGATCGGCGTGGGTGAAAACGAAGAAGAAGCGGCCACGCGCTTGTTGCTCGAACGTGAAGTGCAGGTGCCCCAGTGCGACGAGGAAACCAGTCTTCGTTACTACGAAAACAATCGCGGGCGCTTCCACAGTGCGCCGTTGCTGGCGGTACGGCACATCCTCCTCGAGTGTGCGCCGGACGATGTCGAGGCGCGCGCCCTTGCGCGTGATCAGGCGGAAATTCTGCTGCAGCGGTTGGCGGACTTCCCCGGTAGTTTCGCCGAGCTGGCAGTGAAATATTCGGCCTGCCCGTCGAAGGCTCAAGGCGGTTCTCTGGGGCAGATCAGCAAGGGTCAAACCGTGCCCGAACTGGAACGTCAGCTGTTCACTCTGGCGCCGGGGCTGGCCAGTAAACCGCTGGAAAGTCGCTACGGCTGGCATGTGGTCAGCGTCGATCAGCGGATCGACGGCATGCCGTTGCCCTACGAGGTGGTATCGACGGCGATCCGCACGCAGTTGCAGCAAGGCGTCTGGCAAAAAGCCCTGGTGCAGTACCTGCAAACCCTGATCGGTGCGGCGGATATTCGCGGCATCCACTTGCAGGGCGCCGACTCACCGCTGGTGCAGTGA
- a CDS encoding ribonucleoside triphosphate reductase, with protein MQSTLISVGCNRLHKRDGSLVAFDADKIRQALIAAGKATGEYTEVEVEGLLQAVLARLDGLPRLHVEQVQDRVERVLMDAGFFFAMRAYIVYREQHGRLRRDRRTMVEVATSMNEYLDREDWRVQANANQGYSLGGLVLNVSGKVTANYWLDEVYSEAIGQAHREADLHVHDLDMLAGYCAGWSLRTLLHEGLNGVPGRVEAGPPKHLSSALGQMVNFLGTLQNEWAGAQAFSSFDTYLAPYVRKDQLSYQEVRQAIQEFIYNLNVPSRWGTQTPFTNLTFDWVCPQDLREQIPVIGGEEMPFAYGDLQVEMDLLNRAYIEVMQAGDAKGRVFTFPIPTYNITHDFPWDSENADRLFEMTARYGLPYFQNFLNSDLLPNQVRSMCCRLQLDVRELLKRGGGLFGSAEQTGSLGVVTINCARLGYVFKGNTSGLLQRLDALMELAMESLEVKRKVIQHHMDAGLYPYTKRYLGTLRNHFSTIGLNGLHEMLRNFSGDEEGMHTEHGRQFALKMLDHVRATLLRFQEETGHMYNLEATPAEGTTYRFAKEDLKRYPDILQAGSVQAPYYTNSSQLPVGYTEDPFEALELQDELQCKYTGGTVLHLYMAERISSTEACKQLVRKALGRFRLPYLTVTPTFSICPVHGYLDGEHEFCPKCDEALLLQEQKAGAVH; from the coding sequence ATGCAGAGCACGCTGATCTCAGTAGGATGTAACCGCTTGCACAAGCGCGATGGCAGTCTGGTCGCCTTCGATGCCGACAAGATCCGCCAGGCATTGATTGCCGCCGGCAAGGCAACCGGGGAGTACACCGAGGTTGAAGTTGAAGGTTTGCTTCAGGCGGTACTCGCTCGGCTGGACGGACTGCCAAGGCTGCATGTCGAGCAGGTCCAGGATCGGGTCGAACGGGTATTGATGGACGCCGGTTTCTTCTTCGCCATGCGCGCCTACATCGTCTACCGCGAACAGCACGGGCGTTTGCGTCGTGACCGCCGGACTATGGTCGAAGTGGCGACCTCGATGAACGAGTACCTGGACCGTGAAGACTGGCGGGTCCAGGCCAATGCCAATCAGGGCTACTCACTGGGCGGGCTGGTGTTGAACGTGTCGGGCAAAGTCACTGCCAATTACTGGCTGGACGAGGTGTACAGCGAGGCCATCGGCCAGGCCCACCGCGAGGCGGATTTGCATGTGCACGACCTGGACATGCTCGCCGGTTATTGCGCCGGGTGGTCGCTGCGCACTCTGTTGCACGAAGGGCTCAATGGTGTGCCGGGGCGTGTCGAAGCCGGTCCGCCGAAGCACTTGAGCAGCGCTTTGGGGCAGATGGTGAATTTCCTCGGCACCCTGCAAAACGAATGGGCCGGTGCTCAGGCATTCAGCTCGTTCGACACCTACCTGGCACCCTATGTGCGCAAGGACCAGCTGAGTTATCAAGAGGTGCGCCAGGCGATCCAGGAGTTCATCTACAACCTCAATGTGCCGTCGCGCTGGGGCACCCAGACGCCGTTCACCAACCTGACCTTCGACTGGGTGTGCCCGCAGGATTTGCGTGAGCAGATACCCGTCATCGGCGGGGAGGAAATGCCGTTTGCCTATGGCGACCTGCAGGTCGAAATGGACCTGCTCAACCGCGCCTACATCGAGGTGATGCAGGCTGGCGATGCCAAAGGGCGAGTGTTCACCTTTCCGATCCCGACCTACAACATCACCCATGATTTTCCGTGGGACAGTGAAAACGCCGATCGTCTGTTCGAGATGACGGCGCGTTACGGTTTGCCTTACTTCCAGAACTTCCTCAATTCGGACCTGCTGCCCAATCAGGTGCGTTCGATGTGCTGCCGGTTGCAGCTGGATGTGCGCGAGTTGCTCAAGCGCGGCGGCGGTTTATTCGGGTCGGCGGAACAGACTGGGTCGCTCGGCGTGGTGACGATCAACTGCGCGCGGCTGGGCTATGTGTTCAAGGGCAATACCAGCGGTTTGTTGCAGCGCCTGGACGCGCTGATGGAGCTGGCGATGGAGAGCCTGGAGGTCAAGCGCAAGGTCATTCAGCACCACATGGACGCCGGTTTGTACCCTTACACCAAACGTTACCTGGGCACCTTGCGCAACCATTTTTCCACCATCGGCCTCAACGGCCTGCATGAAATGCTGCGCAATTTCAGCGGCGACGAGGAGGGCATGCACACCGAGCATGGCCGGCAGTTTGCCCTGAAGATGCTCGATCATGTACGCGCCACGTTGCTGCGTTTCCAGGAGGAAACCGGCCATATGTACAACCTGGAAGCGACACCGGCCGAAGGCACCACTTACCGCTTCGCCAAGGAAGACCTCAAGCGCTATCCCGACATTCTCCAGGCTGGCAGTGTGCAGGCGCCGTATTACACAAACTCCTCGCAACTGCCCGTGGGTTACACCGAAGACCCCTTCGAGGCGCTGGAACTTCAAGACGAACTGCAATGCAAATACACCGGCGGCACGGTCCTGCACCTGTACATGGCCGAGCGAATTTCCTCGACCGAGGCCTGCAAGCAACTGGTGCGAAAAGCCCTTGGCCGCTTCCGCCTGCCGTACCTGACCGTGACCCCGACCTTCTCCATCTGCCCGGTGCACGGCTACCTCGATGGCGAACATGAGTTCTGCCCCAAATGCGACGAGGCCCTGCTGCTGCAAGAGCAGAAAGCCGGCGCCGTTCATTGA